A window of Vigna radiata var. radiata cultivar VC1973A unplaced genomic scaffold, Vradiata_ver6 scaffold_414, whole genome shotgun sequence genomic DNA:
GAATATATGGTGTTTGCCCTACCACTGAAGGAGTAGGCACTACAATAGGAGGTGTGGGCCCTACAACTGAAGGAGTGGGCCCTATAGTAGAAGGAGTGGGCCCTATAGTAGAAGGTGTGGGTCCGACAGAAGGTGTGGGCGCCGTAGAAGGGGGTGGTGGTCGACGTGAGGATCCAACATCTGGTCGAGCTCTGGCATTGGAGAATGGTATCTCCGAAGGAACTCTAACAACGTACTTCGTCTGCCTAGCCTTTTTTACCGTCTTGCCTTTGTCAGGACGTGAAGGCTCTTGTCCTGACATtactgtaatttaaaatatataaataaataatagacaATTAAACGCAAAGTAGacaatttgtatttaataaatgatttaatattatataattgtgaATCGTAGAAATGTCAAAATACAagcatttaattaattcaatcatcttcatcatcctcattGTCATCGTTGTTTGATGCGTCACTATGATCATCatagtcatcatcatcatcttcatcatcgtcTTCTTCGTCATCTTCAAGTTCTTCTTCATCGTCG
This region includes:
- the LOC111241250 gene encoding vegetative cell wall protein gp1-like, whose protein sequence is MSGQEPSRPDKGKTVKKARQTKYVVRVPSEIPFSNARARPDVGSSRRPPPPSTAPTPSVGPTPSTIGPTPSTIGPTPSVVGPTPPIVVPTPSVVGQTPYIHPSSIPTPPSIPSPDVHQXSADAADSADTVDLDDPAPHDRPFIEPCGKGFLPSRVASQAITRTIKQQFLQPWASWEVISDDDKKLFWERFKVKPCVT